The nucleotide sequence CGACGATCGCGACCGCCCCGATCACCAGCGCGGTGATCCGCGCGACGCGGACCTCGCTGTCCGGGGCGGTCTTGCCCTTCTTGATCACGTTGGCGTAGACGTCGTGCGCGAACGACGCCGACGCCGTGATCGTCAGGCCCGCGACCACCGCGAGGATCGTCGCGAAAGCCACCGCCGCGATGAACCCGAGCAGGATCGGGCCGCCCAGTTCGAGCGCCAGCAGCGGAGCCGCCGAGTTGGTCGTCCCCGGCGCCTTCGCGATCACGTCCGGGCCGACGAGCGCACCCGCGCCGTAGCCGAGCACCAGCGTGAACAGGTAGAAGACGCCGATCAGCGCGATCGCCCAGACCACCGAACGGCGCGCGTCCTTCGCGGTCGGCACCGTGTAGAAGCGCATCAGGACGTGCGGCAGCCCTGCGGTACCGAGGACCAGCGCGATGCCCAGCGACAGGAAGTCGAGCTTCGTCGTGCCGGTCTTGCCGTACTGCTTGCCCGGCCCGAGCAGCGCTTCCCCGGTCTGCCCGCCCTTGTCGACGGCGGCCTGGAACAGGCTGGACAGGTTGAAGCCGTACTTCCCGAGCACCCACAGCGTCATGGCGAACGTGCCCGCGATGAGCAGGACGGCCTTGATGATCTGGACCCAGGTGGTGCCCTTCATCCCGCCGATCAGCACGTACAGGATCATGATCACGCCGACGACGGCGATCACCAGGTCCTGGCCGAGATTCCCTTCGATGCCGAGCAGCAGGTTCACCAGGCCGCCCGCCCCCGCCATCTGCGCGAGCAGATAGAAGAACGACACGGCGAGGGTGGAGATCGCGGCCGCCGCGCGGACCGGGCGCTGCTTCATCCGGAACGCCAGCACGTCGCCCATGGTGAACTTGCCGGTGTTGCGCAGCAGTTCCGCGACCAGCAGCAACGCCACCAGCCAGGCGACGAGGAAACCGATCGAGTAGAGGAAACCGTCGTAGCCGTTGATCGCGATCGCACCGGCGATACCCAGGAACGATGCCGCGGACAGGTAGTCGCCCGAGATCGCGACGCCGTTCTGCGGACCGGTGAACGCGCGGCCCGCCGCGTAGTAGTCGGACGCGGTCTTCGTATTCCGGCTCGCCCGGAAAACGATCACGAGCGTGATCGCGACGAAGATCGCGAAAATGGTGATGTTGAGTGCCGGATTGCTCCCCTGTACGCCCGCTGCCAGCGTATTCACCGTTCGACCCCTTCGACCTCGTGCCGGATCTTGTCGGCGAGCGGATCGAGTTTCCGGTTCGCGTACCGGACGTAGAGGCCGGTGATCACGAAGGTGGACACGAACTGTAGCAGGCCGAAGACCAGGCCGACGGTGATGTTGCCGAAGAGCTTGGTGCTCATGAACCCGGTCGCGTAGTCGGCGAGGAGCACGTAGAGCAGATACCAGAGGAGGAACAGGGCCGAAACCGGGAAAACGAATACCCGCAGCCGTCTCCGCAGCTCGACGAATTCCGGGCTCGCCTGCACCTTTTCCCAGTCGGATTCCGGATCGGACCCGAGACCTTGATCGGTATCGCTCACGGCGGACCTCCCGTCTACGCGACCATTCGATGACTTCGTTGTCACGAAAGATCATGCCCCTCTTGGGGCGTGAGAGGAGCAATCCATTTGAGTGAACGGTACGACTGTGCGTAGACGTTCGCGACTCGAAAGAGTGAATTACTTCCGGTGGCGGCCTTTACCGGTCGACCGTGGCTTCTCGGTCTTCTCCGTCTTTTCTTCGGCCTGCCCGAACCGGGCGACCGCACGATCACGCATGAACCCGAGCGGATCGGGCGCGTGCAACCGCAGCATCACACCGTGGACGTCGTCCGGCCGCCCGTATCCGGTCGCACGGCTCACCACGTAGGTGGTCAGGAACGCCGCCGGCACGGTGATCAGCGCGGGCTGGCTCGAGAACCACGGCGCCCAGCCGCCGGTGTACTTGCTGACGATGTTGACCACCAGCGCGGTCAGCACCAGCCCGCCGCCGACGAGCATCCCGGCCAGCGCACCGGGCCAGCTGAGCTTGCGCCACCAGACCCCGAGCAGCAGCAGCGGGCTGAACGTCGACGCGGCCAGCGCGAACGACATCCCGACCGAAAGCGAGAGGTCCTCCGACGGCAGCAGGACCGCCAGCGCGAACGGGACGATCGCCACGATCGCCGTCGCCACCCGGAAATCCCGGACGCGACCGGGCAGGACGTCGGTGGACACGACCCCGGCGACACTCACCAGCAGGCCGGACGAACTGGACAGGAACGCGGCGAACGCGCCCGCCGCCGTGACCGCGCCGAGGATCTGGCCCCACAGCCCGGGCAGGACCGCGGACGGCAACAGGAGGATGGCGGCGTCGGTCTTCCCGGTCACCAGCAGTTCCGGGACGTACATCCGGGACAGCGCGCCCAGCAGCGTCGGGAACAGGTAGAACAGCCCGAGCAACAGCAGGACGTGCACCGTCGTGCGGCGCGCGGCCTTGCCGTCGGGGTTGGTGTAGAAGCGGACCAGGACGTGCGGCAGGCCCATGGTGCCGAGGAAGGTCGCGAGGATCAGGGAATAGACCTGCAGCAGATCGGTGAGGCCGCCCGACCCCGGCCGGAGCCAGTCGCTGTTGGAGGCGGGCGCCTCACTGACCACCGGGACGGGCGTGCCCGCGGTGAACTTCAGCGTCGTGCCCTTGGCGACCTTGTGCGCGGCTTCCGGGGCCCACACCGCGAAACCGTTGGCCCGCGCGCCTTCCACCTGGCCGTACGCCTCCAGCACGGTCACCGTGGTGACCTTCAGCGTGACGTCGGTCTGCACCGTGACGGTGGTGTTCTCGGTGAACGTCGGCGGAGCGGGCTGTCCCAGCGGGCGCGCGCTGCCCGGCCCGCCGGAGCCGAGGAACACGATGCACAGGATGAACGCAGGCACCGCGATGGCGAACAGCTTCAGCCAGTACTGGAAGGCCTGGACGACGGTGATGGCGCGCATCCCGCCCGCGATCACGTTGAAGCCGACCACGAAGGTGACCAGGAGCGCTCCGGCCCACACCGGCACCGGCAGGATCGTCGTCAGTGTCAGCCCGGCGCCCTGCAATTGCGGGACCATGTAAAGGATCCCGATGAACACCACGAACGCCGTCGAGAACCGGCGCAGCATCGTCGACCCCAGCCGCATCTCGACGAAGTCCGGCAGCGTGTACGCGCCGGACCGCCGCAGCGGCGCGGCGACGAACAGCATCAGCGCGAGATAGCCCGCGGTGAAACCGATCGGGAACCACAGGGCGTCCGCGCCGTCCTTGAGCACGATGCCGGCGACGCCCATGAACGACGCGGCGGAAAGGTACTCGCCGGAGATCGCGGCCGCGTTGCGCCGCGACCGCACGGTGCGCCGGGCGACGAGGAAATCGTGCGTGCTGACGGCCGACCTCGAGGAGCGATGTCCGAGGTAGAAGGTCAGGACCGCCACCAGCACGATGCCGGCCATGGCCCACGGATTCAGCTGCACGGTGTGGATCCTCGCATGTGCAGCTCCGC is from Amycolatopsis lurida and encodes:
- a CDS encoding solute symporter family protein, which encodes MNTLAAGVQGSNPALNITIFAIFVAITLVIVFRASRNTKTASDYYAAGRAFTGPQNGVAISGDYLSAASFLGIAGAIAINGYDGFLYSIGFLVAWLVALLLVAELLRNTGKFTMGDVLAFRMKQRPVRAAAAISTLAVSFFYLLAQMAGAGGLVNLLLGIEGNLGQDLVIAVVGVIMILYVLIGGMKGTTWVQIIKAVLLIAGTFAMTLWVLGKYGFNLSSLFQAAVDKGGQTGEALLGPGKQYGKTGTTKLDFLSLGIALVLGTAGLPHVLMRFYTVPTAKDARRSVVWAIALIGVFYLFTLVLGYGAGALVGPDVIAKAPGTTNSAAPLLALELGGPILLGFIAAVAFATILAVVAGLTITASASFAHDVYANVIKKGKTAPDSEVRVARITALVIGAVAIVGGILAKNQNVAFLVALAFAVAASANLPTILYSLFWKRFNTQGALWSIYGGLSVCVVLIVFSPAVSGKPVDPKTGKSASMIQGVDFHWFPLDNPGIVSIPVAFLLGWLGTVLSKEHNQKKYAEMEVRSLTGAGAEKAVRH
- a CDS encoding DUF485 domain-containing protein, encoding MSDTDQGLGSDPESDWEKVQASPEFVELRRRLRVFVFPVSALFLLWYLLYVLLADYATGFMSTKLFGNITVGLVFGLLQFVSTFVITGLYVRYANRKLDPLADKIRHEVEGVER
- a CDS encoding cation acetate symporter, coding for MQLNPWAMAGIVLVAVLTFYLGHRSSRSAVSTHDFLVARRTVRSRRNAAAISGEYLSAASFMGVAGIVLKDGADALWFPIGFTAGYLALMLFVAAPLRRSGAYTLPDFVEMRLGSTMLRRFSTAFVVFIGILYMVPQLQGAGLTLTTILPVPVWAGALLVTFVVGFNVIAGGMRAITVVQAFQYWLKLFAIAVPAFILCIVFLGSGGPGSARPLGQPAPPTFTENTTVTVQTDVTLKVTTVTVLEAYGQVEGARANGFAVWAPEAAHKVAKGTTLKFTAGTPVPVVSEAPASNSDWLRPGSGGLTDLLQVYSLILATFLGTMGLPHVLVRFYTNPDGKAARRTTVHVLLLLGLFYLFPTLLGALSRMYVPELLVTGKTDAAILLLPSAVLPGLWGQILGAVTAAGAFAAFLSSSSGLLVSVAGVVSTDVLPGRVRDFRVATAIVAIVPFALAVLLPSEDLSLSVGMSFALAASTFSPLLLLGVWWRKLSWPGALAGMLVGGGLVLTALVVNIVSKYTGGWAPWFSSQPALITVPAAFLTTYVVSRATGYGRPDDVHGVMLRLHAPDPLGFMRDRAVARFGQAEEKTEKTEKPRSTGKGRHRK